The following proteins are encoded in a genomic region of Methanobrevibacter gottschalkii DSM 11977:
- a CDS encoding methylated-DNA--[protein]-cysteine S-methyltransferase, which yields MYYSTNYNSPIGEMLFVSDGEAVCGIWFCNQKYFKNNIDKTVRKDDLVIFIKLKKWFDDYFNGLNPKIDFKLKPQGSEFRQKVWKILCEIPYGETLTYGDIASMISPNMSAQAVGGAVGHNPITILIPCHRVLGANGKLTGYAGGLDRKIKLLKLEKIL from the coding sequence ATGTACTACTCTACTAATTATAATTCCCCGATTGGCGAAATGTTATTTGTAAGCGACGGTGAAGCTGTTTGCGGAATCTGGTTTTGCAATCAGAAATACTTTAAAAATAACATTGACAAGACTGTAAGAAAAGATGATTTAGTTATTTTTATAAAACTTAAAAAATGGTTTGACGATTATTTCAACGGTTTAAATCCCAAAATTGATTTTAAACTGAAACCTCAAGGCAGTGAGTTCAGACAAAAGGTCTGGAAAATATTATGTGAAATACCATATGGTGAAACATTAACTTATGGGGATATTGCATCAATGATATCTCCAAACATGTCAGCTCAGGCGGTTGGTGGTGCTGTTGGACATAATCCAATTACTATTCTGATACCCTGCCATCGGGTATTAGGTGCAAACGGTAAATTAACAGGTTACGCTGGTGGTTTGGATAGAAAAATAAAATTACTGAAGTTAGAAAAAATCTTATAA